In the Mytilus galloprovincialis chromosome 10, xbMytGall1.hap1.1, whole genome shotgun sequence genome, one interval contains:
- the LOC143048795 gene encoding uncharacterized protein LOC143048795 produces the protein MDPSHAEQQEEVQPPEGDVTEEPIENPSITTHVDENPETRRVRDLTEKGKGVYTEKRNKFCEELEALWSDITTQLLEITTPPNELQQVLTSQDNLVKACTNYRRLTDEYLDFLKRTRTLDSQKDIDACNLTLDLRLSKVELAMESLHEHRLALTKAKSTKTKTSKGKKTSHSGSSNVSDMSSLARRKRAKAEAAKSKIAFVEQHSLILQQEAMIEEQALFRQSEMEQEAARKKAEMEQEATLKKAEMEREATLKKANMEHEAEQEAIRRKAQIKQEAARVSREKAELKAKLNLLEAHREAAAAEAEARILEYDDSQAFSDLPNEKEDPLQRVQDFVNKLPVSTTVKEVTGPQKKKQIPVHIELSHEAPAFVPSVALNLLSQTSAVLPSDTKSPEVTSIPDLGLRPTEVMAKTG, from the exons ATGGATCCCAGTCACGCGGAACAGCAAGAAGAGGTTCAGCCCCCAGAGGGAGATGTCACTGAAGAACCTATAGAGAATCCGTCTATAACCACACATGTAGATGAAAATCCCGAGACGAGGCGAGTACGCGACCTCACAGAAAAAGGTAAAGGCGTTTACACAGAAAAACGTAACAAGTTCTGTGAGGAACTAGAGGCCCTTTGGTCAGATATAACAACCCAGTTATTGGAAATCACCACACCTCCCAATGAACTTCAGCAAGTCTTAACATCTCAGGACAATCTTGTAAAAGCCTGTACAaattatcgtaggctcacagaCGAGTATCTGGACTTCCTAAAAAGGACCAGAACGTTGGACAGTCAAAAAGACATTGACGCATGTAACCTCACATTGGATCTTcgtctgtccaaagtggaacTGGCCATGGAATCTCTACACGAGCATCGCCTTGCCCTCACTAAGGctaaatcaactaaaacaaagACCTCAAAGGGTAAGAAAACCTCACACAGcggtagctctaacgtgtcagacatgtcaagTCTAGCACGGAGGAAGCGTGCCAAAGCAGAGGCCGCTAAATCAAAAATAGCCTTTGTTGAACAACATTCACTTATCCTACAACAAGAGGCAATGATAGAggaacaagccctgttcagacaatctgaaatggaacaggaagcagcgCGCAAAAAGGCTGAGATGGAACAGGAAGCCACACTTaaaaaggctgaaatggaacGGGAAGCCACACTTAAAAAGGCTAATATGGAACATGAGGCAGAACAAGAGGCCATACGCAGAAAAGCGCAAATCAAACAAGAGGCTGCACGTGTTAGCCGAGAAAAAGCCGAGCTGAAGGCCAAGTTAAACCTTCTAGAAGCACACAGAGaggctgcagccgcagaagccgaggctcgtatcctggaatacgacGACAGCCAAGCGTTTAGCGATCTCCCTaacgaaaaggaagacccgctccagcgtgtgcaagatttcgtaaataaacttcctgtatcaactactgtaaaggaagtaacaggacctcaaaagaaaaaacaaattcctgttcatatcgagctgagtcacgaagcaccagcgttcgtgccatccgtggcacTGAACTTACTGTCGCAGACATCTGCTGTCTTGCCTTCCGATactaagtcaccggaagttacctctatcccagatctgggatta AGGCCTACAGAGGTTATGGCAAAGACTGGATGA